ATCGAGCAATCAGTGCGGGTTAAATTCATGAGCAGCACTTCATTGGTGCAAATGCTTCAAAAGGCAAAAGAAGCGTTATCTCTGGAATTTGAACTGAAAAAGCTGGATAAATATGAGTTACTTATTTGATGATATTGGCTATGTCAAAAAAACCAATAGTGAAAGCCAGGTACTATTTGAATTAATTGCGCACCGATATGAACGCAATAGCTTGCTCATTACCTCAAACCAGGCTTTCAGTGAATGGGATAGTATCTTCACTGACAATATGATGACAGTGGCTGCCATTGACCGACTCATTCATCATGCGTCTATTTATCAAATTGAAGGCGACAGTTATCGTAGAAAACAAGCGATGAAAGGCTTAGATTAATGGCTAACTCATTGATCGCTGAACATTTTAAAAGCAAGATAAAAAGCATAGAGCGGGCGAAAAGCCAAAAAGCTCAAAGTGGCCTCGTGCAAGAGCAAAAGCCGCACATCGGTCGCTTTTCGCCCTAGAGCCAGATCAAGAGCAGCGACTAAAGAAAAATCAAGTTAAAAAGAAGAGCAGACAATTAAAGGAGAATAATCGATTGTAAAAAACTCACTATGAATAAAATAAATTAGAAACCGGCCAAGCTAATAATTCGCCAACCGGACAAGGTAGTTGACGCCAGATACCCAACCGTTTGAAGGAATGCACTTGAGTGTGTAGCTCGACCCGTGCCTGCCATTTAGTGGTGCAAACGTGAGCCACTCAAAGAAAGTGCCATAAATTTTTACTTGATTACCCATAAAGCTCCGCCATTTTTAGGAGCTTTCCATTCATAGGTGGCGTTTTCATCGCCACGCATAAAAACCTTGGCATCATGTCTTTTAAGTTAAAGCGTCTATTAAACCGATAACAAAATTCAGCAAGATACCGAGGTAAATGTTTTGAGTTAATGGAATGATAGCTTCCCTTCATAGAGTTTTTAATATTACCTATCATAGTGTTAACCCAGATAAACTCAATTTTATCAACACTTGCCGCACCACCACCCGTGACGATTGGAACATGCTTACAGTCAGCTTCTTTAACCGCAGGAAAACAATTTAACCCATCTGAGTAAACAGTACTTCCAGGTGTTAAATGAGTTTGTGCCCATCGTTTTATTTCACTGGATTTAAACCCTTTAAGCACATTTAAATTCATTGCAATCGGGTGTCCATCTTCATTAGTAGAAACGGCTGCAACGAACGGTGTTTTATTTTCTGAACCACGACCTCTGGAGCCGCCTCTGTGCTCACCACCCCAGTAGGCATCATCAATTTGAATGATGCCTGATAAAGGTTTACTGTCATCACGTTCTTTCATAACCTGCATGATCTTTTGTTTCATACTCCAGGCTGTATTGTAGCTTACCTTAAGCTGTCTCTTTAATTCTAATGCTGAAACCGCTGTCTTCAATTGAGTCATAAGATGAATCGCTAAAAACCACTTAGATAAAGGCAGTTTGGTACTATCAAATATTGTCCCACAGGTTGCTGATGTCTGATGATGACAATGGTGGCACTGATAAAGATGGCGATGTTCTAGAGTGCAATAAGTCTTATTGCCACACTCTGGGCAAACAAATCCATCAGGAAATTTCCATTTAAATAAGGCTTGTCGGCACTGTTTGTCAGTGCCATAATCATTAAAAAGCTCAAATAAACTATAACCTTCTTGAAACTGAATTTTATTTTTTGACATCATTCTACTCCACACATAATCTATACTTTAATTATAGTATAATTATAGTATAATTATCGAAATATGGCGGAGCTTTGTGGGTAATCAAGAATTTTTAAAAAGCATGAACTTGGCTAATTGATGAGGTTTAAGTGGGTTCACCGATTTTTGCTGAAGTAGTAACTTAAAACTTGCACAGTAACATCACTAATGTTATCGTGCAATTACCTTGTTATTAACAATTATTAGGATAATGACTAATTTAATTGAAACACTTAAAGTCTACGTTAATGAAGTACTAGGAGAAATAACAGAAGTACATCAATGGCCTGAGGCTTCAGACATGCCTTTTTATCTACAGGAGTTATATGAGTTTTATCATATTCATATCCTTAATAGGCCTTGTTTACTTATGGTTTCATTGAATTCTAATGATGAATCTCCTGCCATAGTGAAAAAGCATTGGAATGCTGTAGCCAAAAAATACGCTGGCGATATCATTTACATCGTTGGGACAATCACTTCTTTTAACCGTAAACGTCTGATTGAACAGAATGTGCCTTTTATTGTGCCAGGCAATCAACTCTATTTGCCTACTATGGGTTTAGATTTACGAGAATATTTTAAATCTGCAAAAGAATCCGCTCTAAAACCTTTAAGTTCAGTCTCTCAAATACTCCTACTTCGATATATTCTGGGATATTATAAAACCTCACTTCCTGGCAAAGAATTAGCAGAAAATTTAGGCTACAGTCGGATGACATTAACTCGGGCAATTAAAGAGCTTGAAGAGAAGGGATTAGCCAGCTCTATAATAAAAGGTAGAGAAAAGCACCTACTCTTTCCTTTAGAGGCAACAAAATTATGGTCAATAGCTCAACCTTATTTTAACAACCCTGTTAAAAAGACTATTTGGATCACTCAACCTGATAGCACATTCCCTGCTCTTATATCTGGTGAAAGTGCATTGGCCAACTTGACCATGATTGCAGAGCCCCATAATTCAGTTCTGGCGCTTTTTGTTAATGAATGGACTGGTCTCAAAAAATTATTGAAACTGAATGAATGCGATAAAGGTGAGCCGCACTGCACTAAACTGGAACTATGGCGTTATAACCCACACCTTTTAACAGAAGATCATATTATTGATCCGTTGTCACTTTGGCTAAGTCTCAAATTAACACCTGTAAGTATAAATGACGAACGCATAGATCAGGCATTAGAAGAACTCATAGAAAAATTTTGGAGTAATAAATTATGATAAGAGGTCTGGATTATTTTCGAGAATATTTTAATGAATTCCAGGAAAGTTATGTTTTGATTGGTGGCGTGGCCTGCTATCTTGCTTTAGAAGAGGCTGGTATTGATTTTCGTGCCACCAAAGATCTTGATATTGTTTTATGTGCAGAAGCCATGGATGTGGCTTTTGTAAGAAAATTTTGGGAATTTGTAAGAGAAGGCTCTTATGAACATCAGGAAAAAAGTACTGGGGATAAACAATTTTATCGATTTAGCAATCCTGAAAATAAAGAATTCCCTTTTATGTTAGAACTTTTCTCACGAAAACCAGATCAATTAAAATATGAGGGCAATGGACATCTAACCCCGATTCCAATGGATGAAAATGTATCCAGCTTGTCAGCCATTCTGCTCAATGACGATTATTATCAATGCATCCATGAAGGAAAAGTGATCATTGATAGCATATCAATACTTGGGCCAAGTTTCATTTTACCGTTCAAAGCTCGAGCCTGGCTTGATTTGACTGCCAGGAAAAAAGCAGGTGAACGCATAGACTCAAAAAATATAAAAAAACATCGCAATGATATTTTTCGAATATTTCCATTATTGTCACCAGGCCAAACCATTAATATTGCTGAATCTATAAAATCAGATTTACGTCAATTTCTTGATGCAATGGAGCAAGAAAAAGGGATTAATTTGAAAGATTTTAATATCAAGAATTTATCTTTGTCTGAGATTATATCTAACATCCAGTCTATTTATGGGTTAGAAGAAAAATGACAATGTAGCATAGTTCTATCTATATTTTGAACAATTTTCCCATTCAAACAAGTACGAACACAAATCATTGAACAGCCAATATCAGTCCGATGAAGTCAAAAAAACGTATAAAAAAGTCTCCTGATGATCAATGCTGTTACAGCAATATTCTAATTGCTTGACAGTCGATTTTTTGCTATAATATTACGATAAATTATTAGGAAAAAGCACTTCTAAGTTATTGTTCCGTATAGGGCTTTATTGGGTCTTTTAGGAAAAACAATTGTAACTTCTCAATAAGTCTGTGCATTTAAACAGCACAAACTTTACCTTTCAGCAACTCAGGCAGATATGGGATCAAATTTCTCTTGCTGATCCGGTCATTAATAAAATCCCAGAATGAAATTCCTTGTTTCAAACAAGTTTTCTTTAAACTGATGTGTCAACACTTTTCCGGACAGTTTTCTAAATATTTTTTTGGCTGTTTCAAGTGATTTTTGTCATTTTGTATTTCCTATCATTTTAGTTTCTCATGTTAACTTTAAACAGATGAAGAGAAAGGGCTTTGCCCTCTGGAACGATAGAGCCGTTCCATTCACCCAAGGTATTTTCACAACGGTAATGATCCTGTTACAATATCTTCACGGCACAGGCTGAGGAGCCGATGGCCGTCAACGGTAATGGGCGGCATTTATGTCGCCCGATTATAAAATACCTCAATATATTCAAATATTGCCTGCTTTGCTTCTACTCTGGTTTTGAATCGACAATGGTGCGTCAATTCAGTTTTCAAACTATGAAAGAAGCTCTCTGATACAGCATTGTCCCAGCAATTTCCTTTGCGGCTCATAGACTGAATTATGTTATGATCCGACAATATTTTTCTATGACTATCAGAGGCATATTGGCTACCTCGGTCAGTATGCCAAAGCAATCCATCCATTGGTTTACGCTTCCATATGGCCATCAGTAAAGCATCATTGACTAGCTTGGCTTTCATTCGCTCATCCATCGACCAGCCAACAATTTGCCTAGAGAATAAGTCAATGACAACCGCTAAATATAACCAGCCTTCCTTGGTGGCAATATAGGTAATATCACCCACATAGTAGCGATCAGGTTGAGAGACAGTAAACTCTCTTTCCAGTAAATTTGGAGATATACGCTTATTATGCTTGGAATTAGTCGTCGCTTTAAAGCGTCTCTTCGTTTTACAAAACAAACCGGCTTTTTTCATTAATCGACCAATTCTCCGGCGGCTTATATGAACGCCTTTTTCAGCCAGTTTTCTTTTTAAGACGACGGGTTCCATAAGTCTTGCGACTGTCTTCAAACAGTTTTTTAGCTGCTCAGTAAGCGCTTCATTTTCTTTCTCTCTATCCGTTTTAGGAGAGCTAACCCAATCATAATAGCAACTACGGGAAACATCCATAAAACGGCACAGAATCGTTACCGGGTAATCTTTAGCCTGATCAGTTATCCATGCGTACTTCACAAAGTTTCCCTTGCAAAGTACGCTGTGGCCTTTTTAATAAATCACGCTCCTGAATCACTTTTGCCAATTCTTTTTTCAGACGTTTTACTTCATCATAAATGTGTTCATCACTTCTATTGGCTACCGTCTTCACCGGTTTGGAATATTTACTGATCCAGGTATGTAGAGTATTTACATTAACACCTAGCTCCCTGGCAGTCTGAGAAACGGGTTGATCCGTCTCATTAGCTAATTTGACAGCTGATTCTTTAAATTCTGATGTATAGCTTTTATTCGGTTTTTTTGTTTGATCATTCATTTTAGGTCACACTTTTTATCTTTTAGTTATTTTAAGTTGTGTGTCCGGTTAAGTATAGCCACATTAAACTGACAAAGGTATCTCTGCAAAGTTGCCCATCCTTTGAGCGTGTACTACCACTAATTTTACGCTTAATAACATATTCTCGAATATCATTTTCACTCAAATTATTATGAAGAGGAATATCAGGCCGTTCCAATACCAGCAGTAATTCTGTTTTATTTCTTGCCAATCGTTTCAGTGCCTGATTCAACGTTTCAAAGCTTGTTTTAGTCCGGCACAATTCATCAAAATGTTCAGCAATCGCTGACTTCAACGGATCATCTGGCTCAAGTTTATATTGTTTGAGATCATAAAATAGTTCCCAAATCTGAGTATGTACCCAGTTCAGTTCTTTATCATGTCGCTCATTGAGTGGTAGTATCCGCTGAAACACTCTGTCTGCATGTATCCAACATAATGCGTGCAACAAAATATCAAATTGTCCTGCATCATCACTCACAATCACCAAATCACTTGGAAAGCCACTGTTAATTAATGCCCCCAGTAAAGCGCCTTCTGTGGCAATGCGAACATGCCGTTGTGTTATGATACTATTGTTCTGCAGATAGTATTTCCAGGCTTCTTCATTATCAAAGCAAGTCTGATGACTTTGTTCAATAACGCTCAATGGCTTGTGAGGTAATTTTTCTGCTCTCATATAATCAAGTGCTGCATCGTTGAGCGTATAATCAACAGCAGCACCTCGTAACAATTGTAGAAAATTAATCCGGCTCTTATATCGAGTACTTGAAAACCAGGCAAAGGTTTCATTGCCAACGTGAGTACAATAACCATTCTTTCCATCATGACGACTACCCGTATCATCAACATGGATATAAGTACTATTGTTGATACCGGCAGTTAGCAATGTATTTTTTTCAGTATGAAAATGGTCTTTGTCATGGATTAAAATCTCATTGATCTGACCCGTTGAAATATCAAAACCTAATTCTGTTAATTGTTGTATTATCAATGGCTGAGTCACTCTCTGGTGATAATATTGATAAACGATATAACTCTGTAATGTATGGCCAAAATGTCCTATATGTGTATCAAAGCTCAATTTTCCTATACAGGTATCACCATCGGGTGTTTTATAGCGAGCCAATCGATAACGAGTATTGAAAGGCTTAATCAGCAGCTCCTGAACAAAATAATCCTGATACCCTAAAAAACGTGAATGTTCTGGCAGGTTATCTGGTTTGATAACGGTGGTTTTATGAATAGCCAATTTCTTCTTTCGTTTACGACTTTTACTAGTCCCATTTCCTGAGTTGTTTTTCTTGCTTCCTGAATGACCTGTCGGATTATCATTGTCATCATCCTTTGGCAATTTACTGGCTCTTATTTTAGGCTTTGGAGGTGCTTTTTAAGCTTAGCAACTTCTGTTTTAAGGGCATCGATTTCAACCTGTTGGTTTTGAATGATTTCCTGTTGTTGCTCCATGAAAGCAAGGAGTAATCGGACTACCGGTGTCTTTTCTTCTTCAGGTATCTCTGGAATTGGAGGTAATTTTTTCACTATAATCAATACAGGTTGTTTTCAATAAAACAATTGTATCATGGCTTTTTAAGGCTCTTTAGTTTGCCCTGTGTTGATCAAACTCCCTCTCAGTTAAGATAATATTCAAAAATATTCTATTTCGATCTGAGACAGATCGACAGGATCATTTATAGGGATAAATTACATGGGGCAGTGAAAATGCAATTTTTGTCCTCTAAAATGCTGTCAAGACTTTTTTTGTTTTTATTTCAAGTTTTGCACAGACTTATTGAGAAGTTACAAAAAGACTAGTTATTCTAAGCACTCCCACACGAACGAAATAGAAAACGAAGTCACTGATCAAAGTCTCTATTTAAACCGCCGGGCATTTATTGAAAAAAGTAGCCGTACCATCGGCGCCTATTCTCTCGGTGCAATGACTCTTGGCAGTAGCAGCTCTCTTCTATTAGCCAATTCCTCACTTGCCTGTGAAAACCTTGGTCAACTAAATAAGAGTCAACTAGATAAGGGGCAACTACATAATATAACTCAGGATAAAAGTAATAGCCTGAGTGAGATAACCCGTTACAATAATTATTATGAATTCTCCACCAATAAAGAGGCGGTGATTCATTTAGCCAAGGTATTAACCACCGAACCTTGGACTTTAACCATTGAAGGTGAAGTTGAAAAACCAATAATCCTTGATATTGATAAAATTTTATCCTCCATGCCCATTGAAGAGCGTATTTATCGTTTACGTTGTGTCGAAGGCTGGTCTATGGTCATCCCCTGGTCTGGTTTTTCTTTATGCCATTTATTAAAATTAGCACTACCGACATCAAAGGCCAAATACGTTGAGTTTGTCAGCCTATTACGCCCTGAAGAAATGATTGGTCAGCGTATTGACTCTCTGGATTGGCCCTATCGTGAAGCACTGCGTATAGATGAAGCAATGCATCCACTCACCTTAATTGCCACCGGCTTATATGGACAGGATTTACCCAAGCAGAATGGTGCGCCCTTACGTTTAGTGGTGCCTTGGAAATATGCTTTTAAGAGCATTAAGGCCATTACTCATATTCGTTTACTAGAAGAGCAACCTATTAGTAGCTGGAGTAAAGCGGCTTCATCCGAGTATGGTTTTTATGCCAATGTTAACCCCAAAGTCGCCCACCCGCGCTGGACACAGCGCCGTGAAAACCGCATTGGGGAAATAAAAAAACGCCGTACCCAAATGTTTAACGGCTATGCTGAACAGGTAGCCCATCTCTATAAAGGGATGAATCTTGAAAAAAATTATTGATTTGGCTCCCAAAAAAAAGCATCGGACAGCATTTTCCATCTCGCTCTTTCTAAAAAATAATTTTCGTTCAACCTGGTGGTTCGCCGTTCTTATTTCCCTATTACCACTTGCCAGCCTAAGCTATTCTTTTGCTATTGATCAATTAGGCATCAATCCCTTAGAAACCCTCACTCATAGCACCGGGAAATGGTCTCTCATTTTTCTGATTCTAACCTTATTAATTACACCTTTACGTAGAATAGTCGCTTGGTTAAGCCGTAAAGTCCATGCATCTTATGGCAAGCGTATGGCTGACTGGAATTGGATTATTCGTCTAAGACGCATGTTAGGTCTCTATTGTTTTTTTTATGCAGTCTTGCATCTGCTGATTTATTTACACTATGATTTAGGCTGGGAATGGCAATATTTATGGGAAGATATTGAAGAAAAAAATTATCTCTTGATTGGCCTGATTACTTTTACCCTACTGACATTATTAGCCATCACTTCGCTCAATAAAATCATTCGCTGGATGGGCAAATATTGGCGTCGATTACACCAACTTATCTATCTCATTAGCATTTTAGTTTTGGTGCACTTCTGGATGCTAGTTAAGGTCGGCGTTTATTCTCCCTTGCCTTATAGCATCATGATTGCTTTATTATTGATCTATCGTGTGATTGCTCATTTTGGGCTGTTGTTTAATAAGCCTAAAGATCAGGGTGAAATACTCATTGAGCGTTAGTCATTTCACCCCGAAACGGGCGCTATATCAAAAAACTATGCTTTAAGGCCAAGGGCATCTGCAATACCGTTACCATAGGCGGGATCAGCTTTAAGACAGTTAGCGATATGACGTTTTTGCACATCTATTTCTGCACCGCCAACAGAACGCGCTGTATTTTCAAACAGTACTTGTTGCTGCTCTTTAGTCATTAATCTAAATAAATCACCTGCCTGTGTGTAATAATCATTATCATCTTCACGATGATCCCAATGATCAGCAGAACCATACAAATCAAATGCGGGCTCTTTTGTTTCTGGCTGTTCTTGCCATTCACTCTGACTATTAGGCTCATAACCTATCGTACTTCCCATATTGCCATCAACACGCATCGCGCCATCACGATGATAACTATGGTATGGGCAGCGAGGTGCATTGACCGGTATCTGAGAATGGTTAACACCTAGGCGATAGCGTTGTGCATCACCGTATGAAAACAAGCGACCCTGCAACATTTTATCGGGTGAAAAACCAATGCCCGGAACAACACTCGCAGGATTGAAAGCCGCCTGTTCGACTTCTGCGTGATAGTTGTCAGGATTACGTTGTAACTCCAACACACCCACATCAATAAGCGGATAATCACTATGTGACCAGATTTTGGTAAGGTCAAATGGGTGAAAGCGATAATCTTTCGCATCCTTTTCAGGCATGATTTGTACTTTAAAATCCCAACGTGGAAAATCACCCTGCTCAATGCTTTCATACAGATCTTTTTGATGACTTTCGCGATCCTGACCAATCAAGATTTCAGCTTCTTCATCAGTCAAGTTTTCAATACCCTGCTGTGATATGAAGTGGAACTTCACCCAGAATCGTTCATTGTCTTTATTGATAAAGCTAAAAGTGTGACTACCAAAACCATGCATATGCCGATAGCTACGCGGGTTGCCCCGGTCACTCATTAAGATGGTGATCTGATGCAAAGCTTCGGGCAATAGTGTCCAATAATCCCAATTATTTTGGGCGCTACGCATATTGGTGCGTGGGTCACGCTTAACAGCATGATTAAGATCAGGAAATTTAAGCGGATCTTTTAAGAAAAACACGGGGGTATTGTTACCAACCATATCCCAATTGCCTTCCTCAGTGTAAAACTTTAGCGCAAAACCTCGAATGTCGCGTTCTGCATCAGCGGCACCACGTTCACCGGCTACAGTCGAAAATCGTGCAAAAACATCCGTTTTTTTACCGACTTCAGAAAATATTTTTGCCTTAGTGTATTGGCTAATGTCGTTAGTGACTGTAAACACCCCGTATGCCCCCGAACCCTTGGCATGCATACGACGTTCGGGGATGACCTCCCTGTCAAAATGGGCAAGCTTTTCAAGAAACCAAATATCTTGAAGTAGCATTGGTCCTCTGGCACCGGCTGTTAACACATTTTGATTGTCTGCAACGGGACATCCATTTGTCATTGTTAATTTCGATTTGTTACTCATTTCATTCTCCTGTGAACGTATACATGAAAACATATTTACATTGTGAAAATCTAGAGTAACAAACCCAACATGATTTGTATAATTGATTAATTCTATATCATCAATAGGTTTTTTCGATAACTCATAGGCTCATTATTTTTCAACTTGATGCGCTAAAAACACTTTGTAATTGTTCTTCAGTCATGACATCTTCCAGCAATGGAAATAATTGCCGTTCTTCCATTCGGGTATGCTTTTTTAATAGTATGCCAAAATCGCCCAAAACAGTATAATCTGCATTTTTCATTTGCTCATAATAAACATCCATTTGTCGATGCTCTTGCTCTAACAACTGGCACAACTGCGAGACCTCAGAAGTCTTTGATTCTGAAAAAAGTGCAAAGATGGTTTCTTCTTCCACCTGAAAATGCTTCATCCAAGTCAGCGGATAATCTTGCACTATTGTCTGACAGAGTGCCTCAATTGTCTCGGCATTTTGTGCCTCATGGGTTTTAATGGCTTTTTGTGCCAAACTCAATGACTGATGGTGTTCTCGTGAAAGATTTTGTAATTGTTCAATACGCTTCATAAGTGAGCCTCATAAGCTTTCTTGATTACCCATAAAGCTCCGCCATTTTTAGGAGCTTTCCATTCATAGGTGGCGTTTTCATCGCCACGCATAAAAACCTTGGCATCATGTCTTTTAAGTTAAAGCGTCTATTAAACCGATAACAAAATTCAGCAAGATACCGAGGTAAATGTTTTGAGTTAATGGAATGATAGCTTCCCTTCATAGAGTTTTTAATATTACCTATCATAGTGTTAACCCAGATAAACTCAATTTTATCAACACTTGCCGCACCACCACCCGTGACGATTGGAACATGCTTACAGTCAGCTTCTTTAACCGCAGGAAAACAATTCTTGATTACCCACAAAGCTCCGCCATATTTCGATAACTATACTATAATTATAGTATAATTATCGAAATATGGCGGAGCTTTGTGGGTAATCAAGTAAGCTTTATCTAATTCTTCACAGCCTAGCATAAAAATCAGTTTTACAGCAAATGCTAATAGTGTATAATACATAACCAATTTTACTATAATAGTGCCTTGTATGGATCATCAAAAACTAACTGAATGCCTTGAAACACTTTGCCAAAGTGGCTGTGAAACAGTCAATGCAACCATTGTGGCAATGGAAGAAAATCAAACTATCAGTGCAGTTGATGGCCTGAATGCTGATGAATACCAGCGAGTACTGCAAGAACTAAAAGCGATTATGTCGGTTTACCAGCACTAACTGCTTCACAGCTTTCATCAACACTGCCCCCTACCCCTATATTTATCACTATTGCTTGCTATAATAAGCAAAAATACAATATACCTTTCACACCTTTAGCAAAAGATAAATCTTGAAGGCAAGCTATGGATATCACTAAATTTCTACAACTGATGGTCGATGAAGAAGCCTCTGATATTTTCTTCAGTACCCATGCTTCCGTATCAATGAAAGTAATGGGAAAAATCAGACCCGTCAGTAAGCAAACATTAAGCTCATCTCAAATCGAATCCATCCTCTCTAAGCTCGTTGATGAAGAACAACTGCAGGAATTTCATGACACGCTGGAATTAAATTTTGCTATTTCAGTCTCTGAAGTGGGTCGTTTTCGTGCCAATGCTTTTCGCCAGCGCGGTGACATTGCTATGGTTATCCGCCATATTAAAACCGATATTCCAACTACTGAACAGATGCATCTGCCTTCAACACTCAATGATCTAGTCGCCAGCAAAAATGGTCTCATTATGGTTGTCGGTGCGACTGGCTCAGGAAAATCAACAACTTTAGCCGCCATGGTCGGTTATCGAAATTCCAATATTGGCGGCCATATTCTCACTATTGAAGATCCGGTAGAGTTTATTCACGCTCATAAAAAAGCCATTGTAAATCAGCGGGAAGTGGGACTTGATACCCTAAGTTATGGCAATGCTCTGAAAAATGCCATGCGTGAAGCACCCGATGTTATTCTCATTGGCGAAGTGCGTGATGCAGAAACCATGGAACACGCAATGGCCTATGCTGATACGGGACATCTCTGTTTAACCACCTTACACGCCAGCAATGCCATTCAGGCGTTGGATCGCATTTTTAACTTTTTTCCTAAAAATGCGCATCGACAATTGTCGGAAGATTTATCACGTAACTTACGTGCAATTATTTCTCAGCGCTTGATTCCCGGTAAGGATGGCAATTTATACCCCGCAGTGGAAATATTGATCAACACCCCTTATGTCACGGAAATTTTACAACAAAGTAAATTAGAAAAATTACCCGAAGCCATGGAACAAGGCTCAAAGTATGGTATGGCAACCTTTGATGATGTGCTTTACAGGATGTATAAAGCCGGTACGATTGATGTTAAAACCGCACTGGAATACGCCGATTCTTATAATAACTTACAATTGAAAATTCGCATGAGTGATGGTAGTGCTGGCGATGAAGTATTTACTGAT
This genomic window from sulfur-oxidizing endosymbiont of Gigantopelta aegis contains:
- a CDS encoding IS1595 family transposase → MSKNKIQFQEGYSLFELFNDYGTDKQCRQALFKWKFPDGFVCPECGNKTYCTLEHRHLYQCHHCHHQTSATCGTIFDSTKLPLSKWFLAIHLMTQLKTAVSALELKRQLKVSYNTAWSMKQKIMQVMKERDDSKPLSGIIQIDDAYWGGEHRGGSRGRGSENKTPFVAAVSTNEDGHPIAMNLNVLKGFKSSEIKRWAQTHLTPGSTVYSDGLNCFPAVKEADCKHVPIVTGGGAASVDKIEFIWVNTMIGNIKNSMKGSYHSINSKHLPRYLAEFCYRFNRRFNLKDMMPRFLCVAMKTPPMNGKLLKMAELYG
- a CDS encoding HTH domain-containing protein; its protein translation is MTNLIETLKVYVNEVLGEITEVHQWPEASDMPFYLQELYEFYHIHILNRPCLLMVSLNSNDESPAIVKKHWNAVAKKYAGDIIYIVGTITSFNRKRLIEQNVPFIVPGNQLYLPTMGLDLREYFKSAKESALKPLSSVSQILLLRYILGYYKTSLPGKELAENLGYSRMTLTRAIKELEEKGLASSIIKGREKHLLFPLEATKLWSIAQPYFNNPVKKTIWITQPDSTFPALISGESALANLTMIAEPHNSVLALFVNEWTGLKKLLKLNECDKGEPHCTKLELWRYNPHLLTEDHIIDPLSLWLSLKLTPVSINDERIDQALEELIEKFWSNKL
- a CDS encoding IS3 family transposase gives rise to the protein MKYAWITDQAKDYPVTILCRFMDVSRSCYYDWVSSPKTDREKENEALTEQLKNCLKTVARLMEPVVLKRKLAEKGVHISRRRIGRLMKKAGLFCKTKRRFKATTNSKHNKRISPNLLEREFTVSQPDRYYVGDITYIATKEGWLYLAVVIDLFSRQIVGWSMDERMKAKLVNDALLMAIWKRKPMDGLLWHTDRGSQYASDSHRKILSDHNIIQSMSRKGNCWDNAVSESFFHSLKTELTHHCRFKTRVEAKQAIFEYIEVFYNRAT
- a CDS encoding transposase, with protein sequence MNDQTKKPNKSYTSEFKESAVKLANETDQPVSQTARELGVNVNTLHTWISKYSKPVKTVANRSDEHIYDEVKRLKKELAKVIQERDLLKRPQRTLQGKLCEVRMDN
- a CDS encoding IS66 family transposase, with product MPKDDDNDNPTGHSGSKKNNSGNGTSKSRKRKKKLAIHKTTVIKPDNLPEHSRFLGYQDYFVQELLIKPFNTRYRLARYKTPDGDTCIGKLSFDTHIGHFGHTLQSYIVYQYYHQRVTQPLIIQQLTELGFDISTGQINEILIHDKDHFHTEKNTLLTAGINNSTYIHVDDTGSRHDGKNGYCTHVGNETFAWFSSTRYKSRINFLQLLRGAAVDYTLNDAALDYMRAEKLPHKPLSVIEQSHQTCFDNEEAWKYYLQNNSIITQRHVRIATEGALLGALINSGFPSDLVIVSDDAGQFDILLHALCWIHADRVFQRILPLNERHDKELNWVHTQIWELFYDLKQYKLEPDDPLKSAIAEHFDELCRTKTSFETLNQALKRLARNKTELLLVLERPDIPLHNNLSENDIREYVIKRKISGSTRSKDGQLCRDTFVSLMWLYLTGHTT
- the msrP gene encoding protein-methionine-sulfoxide reductase catalytic subunit MsrP, producing MRSYKKTSYSKHSHTNEIENEVTDQSLYLNRRAFIEKSSRTIGAYSLGAMTLGSSSSLLLANSSLACENLGQLNKSQLDKGQLHNITQDKSNSLSEITRYNNYYEFSTNKEAVIHLAKVLTTEPWTLTIEGEVEKPIILDIDKILSSMPIEERIYRLRCVEGWSMVIPWSGFSLCHLLKLALPTSKAKYVEFVSLLRPEEMIGQRIDSLDWPYREALRIDEAMHPLTLIATGLYGQDLPKQNGAPLRLVVPWKYAFKSIKAITHIRLLEEQPISSWSKAASSEYGFYANVNPKVAHPRWTQRRENRIGEIKKRRTQMFNGYAEQVAHLYKGMNLEKNY
- a CDS encoding sulfite oxidase heme-binding subunit YedZ; protein product: MKKIIDLAPKKKHRTAFSISLFLKNNFRSTWWFAVLISLLPLASLSYSFAIDQLGINPLETLTHSTGKWSLIFLILTLLITPLRRIVAWLSRKVHASYGKRMADWNWIIRLRRMLGLYCFFYAVLHLLIYLHYDLGWEWQYLWEDIEEKNYLLIGLITFTLLTLLAITSLNKIIRWMGKYWRRLHQLIYLISILVLVHFWMLVKVGVYSPLPYSIMIALLLIYRVIAHFGLLFNKPKDQGEILIER
- a CDS encoding catalase; the protein is MSNKSKLTMTNGCPVADNQNVLTAGARGPMLLQDIWFLEKLAHFDREVIPERRMHAKGSGAYGVFTVTNDISQYTKAKIFSEVGKKTDVFARFSTVAGERGAADAERDIRGFALKFYTEEGNWDMVGNNTPVFFLKDPLKFPDLNHAVKRDPRTNMRSAQNNWDYWTLLPEALHQITILMSDRGNPRSYRHMHGFGSHTFSFINKDNERFWVKFHFISQQGIENLTDEEAEILIGQDRESHQKDLYESIEQGDFPRWDFKVQIMPEKDAKDYRFHPFDLTKIWSHSDYPLIDVGVLELQRNPDNYHAEVEQAAFNPASVVPGIGFSPDKMLQGRLFSYGDAQRYRLGVNHSQIPVNAPRCPYHSYHRDGAMRVDGNMGSTIGYEPNSQSEWQEQPETKEPAFDLYGSADHWDHREDDNDYYTQAGDLFRLMTKEQQQVLFENTARSVGGAEIDVQKRHIANCLKADPAYGNGIADALGLKA